One Saccharopolyspora erythraea NRRL 2338 genomic region harbors:
- the uvrA gene encoding excinuclease ABC subunit UvrA encodes MADRLVVRGAREHNLRGIDLDLPRDSLIVFTGLSGSGKSSLAFDTIFAEGQRRYVESLSAYARQFLGQMDKPDVDFIEGLSPAVSIDQKSTSRNPRSTVGTITEVYDYLRLLYARAGKPHCPVCGEAISKQTPQQIVDQVLAMPERTKFQVLAPVVRSRKGEYVDLFEKLQSQGYARARVDGVVHPLENPPKLKKQEKHDIEVVIDRLTVKPTAKQRLTDSVETALRLADGLVLLEFVDAEENDPHRERKFSENLACPNGHPLGVDELEPRSFSFNSPYGACPDCAGLGIRKEVDPELVVPDEELSLEEGAIAPWAGGHTAEYFTRLLTSLSEAIGFRMDTPWNRLPTKVKKAVLHGTNDQVHVRYKNRYGRTRSYYANYEGVIPFLERRLEQTESDYAREKYEGYMRDVPCPACDGTRLKPEILAVTMEGAETGEMSIAEVSALSVRECADFLNGLVLGPREEMIAGRVLKEVQARLGFLLDVGLDYLSLDRAAGTLSGGEAQRIRLATQIGSGLVGVLYVLDEPSIGLHQRDNHRLLETLSRLRDLGNTLIVVEHDEDTVRSADWIVDIGPGAGEHGGQVVHSGPYKELLDNEASITGDYLARRKHIPLPETRRRNDPKRQLTVVGAREHNLHRIDVSFPLGCLVAVTGVSGSGKSTLVNDILASVLANKLNGARQVPGRHTRVNGLGNVDKLVQVDQSPIGRTPRSNPATYTGVFDHIRKLFAATTEAKVRGYQPGRFSFNVKGGRCEACAGDGTLKIEMNFLPDVYVPCEVCKGARYNRETLEVHYKGKTIAEVLDLPIEEAAEFFKPINAIHRHLRTLVDVGLGYVRLGQPAPTLSGGEAQRVKLASELQKRSTGKTVYILDEPTTGLHFEDIRKLLGVVNSLVDKGNTVIVIEHNLDVIKTADWVLDMGPEGGNGGGELIAEGTPEEVAEVEDSYTGRFLAPILAEG; translated from the coding sequence GTGGCTGACCGCCTTGTCGTCCGCGGCGCCCGTGAGCACAACCTGCGCGGGATCGACCTCGATCTGCCCCGGGACAGCCTGATCGTGTTCACCGGGCTGTCCGGCTCCGGGAAGTCGAGCCTGGCTTTCGACACGATCTTCGCCGAGGGGCAGCGACGCTACGTCGAGTCGCTGTCCGCCTACGCCCGGCAGTTCCTCGGGCAGATGGACAAGCCCGACGTCGACTTCATCGAGGGCCTGTCGCCGGCGGTTTCCATCGACCAGAAGTCGACCAGCCGCAACCCGCGGTCCACGGTGGGCACCATCACCGAGGTCTACGACTACCTGCGGCTGCTCTACGCCCGCGCGGGCAAGCCGCACTGCCCGGTGTGCGGCGAGGCGATCAGCAAGCAGACCCCGCAGCAGATCGTCGACCAGGTGCTGGCGATGCCGGAGCGCACCAAGTTCCAGGTGCTGGCCCCGGTGGTGCGCAGCCGCAAGGGCGAGTACGTCGACCTCTTCGAGAAGCTGCAGTCGCAGGGCTACGCCCGCGCCCGGGTCGACGGCGTCGTGCACCCGCTGGAGAACCCGCCGAAGCTGAAGAAGCAGGAGAAGCACGACATCGAGGTCGTGATCGACCGGCTCACCGTCAAGCCCACCGCCAAGCAGCGGCTGACCGACTCGGTCGAGACCGCGCTGCGGCTGGCCGACGGCCTGGTGCTGCTGGAGTTCGTCGACGCCGAGGAGAACGACCCCCACCGCGAGCGCAAGTTCTCCGAGAACCTGGCCTGCCCCAACGGACATCCGCTGGGAGTCGACGAGCTGGAGCCGCGCTCGTTCTCCTTCAACTCCCCCTACGGCGCCTGCCCGGACTGCGCCGGCCTGGGCATCCGCAAGGAGGTCGACCCGGAGCTGGTCGTGCCCGACGAGGAGCTGTCGCTGGAGGAAGGCGCGATCGCGCCGTGGGCGGGCGGGCACACCGCCGAGTACTTCACCCGGCTGCTGACCTCGCTGTCGGAGGCGATCGGCTTCCGGATGGACACCCCGTGGAACCGGCTGCCGACCAAGGTCAAGAAGGCGGTGCTGCACGGCACCAACGACCAGGTCCACGTGCGCTACAAGAACCGCTACGGCCGCACCCGCTCCTACTACGCCAACTACGAGGGCGTCATCCCGTTCCTGGAACGCAGGCTGGAGCAGACCGAGTCCGACTACGCGCGCGAGAAGTACGAGGGCTACATGCGCGACGTGCCGTGCCCGGCGTGCGACGGCACCCGCCTCAAGCCCGAGATCCTCGCGGTGACGATGGAGGGCGCCGAGACCGGCGAGATGTCCATCGCCGAGGTCAGCGCGCTCAGCGTGCGCGAGTGCGCGGACTTCCTGAACGGGCTGGTGCTCGGCCCGCGCGAGGAGATGATCGCCGGGCGGGTGCTCAAGGAGGTGCAGGCGAGGCTGGGTTTCCTGCTCGACGTCGGCCTGGACTACCTGTCGCTGGACCGCGCCGCGGGCACGCTCTCCGGTGGTGAGGCGCAGCGCATCCGGCTGGCCACCCAGATCGGTTCGGGACTGGTCGGCGTGCTCTACGTGCTCGACGAGCCCTCGATCGGCCTGCACCAGCGCGACAACCACCGGCTGCTGGAGACGCTGAGCAGGCTGCGCGACCTCGGCAACACGCTGATCGTCGTCGAGCACGACGAGGACACCGTGCGCAGCGCCGACTGGATCGTCGACATCGGTCCCGGCGCGGGTGAGCACGGCGGTCAGGTCGTGCACAGCGGCCCGTACAAGGAACTGCTCGACAACGAGGCGTCGATCACCGGCGACTACCTCGCGCGGCGCAAGCACATCCCGCTGCCGGAGACCCGGCGGCGCAACGACCCCAAGCGCCAGCTCACCGTCGTCGGCGCCCGCGAGCACAACCTGCACCGCATCGACGTGTCGTTCCCGCTGGGCTGCCTGGTGGCGGTGACCGGGGTGTCCGGCTCGGGCAAGTCCACGCTGGTCAACGACATCCTCGCGTCGGTGCTGGCGAACAAGCTCAACGGCGCGCGCCAGGTCCCCGGCAGGCACACCCGCGTCAACGGGCTGGGCAACGTCGACAAGCTGGTGCAGGTCGACCAGTCGCCGATCGGGCGGACCCCGCGGTCGAACCCGGCGACCTACACCGGAGTCTTCGACCACATCCGCAAGCTGTTCGCGGCGACCACCGAGGCCAAGGTGCGCGGCTACCAGCCGGGCCGGTTCTCCTTCAACGTCAAGGGCGGCCGGTGCGAGGCGTGCGCGGGCGACGGCACGCTGAAGATCGAGATGAACTTCCTGCCCGACGTCTACGTGCCGTGCGAGGTGTGCAAGGGCGCCCGGTACAACCGGGAGACCCTGGAGGTGCACTACAAGGGCAAGACGATCGCCGAGGTCCTGGACCTGCCGATCGAGGAGGCCGCGGAGTTCTTCAAGCCGATCAACGCCATCCACCGTCACCTGCGGACGCTGGTTGACGTCGGCCTCGGCTACGTCCGGCTCGGGCAGCCCGCGCCGACGCTGTCCGGCGGTGAGGCGCAGCGGGTGAAGCTGGCCAGCGAGCTGCAGAAGCGCTCGACGGGCAAGACGGTCTACATCCTCGACGAGCCGACGACGGGTCTGCACTTCGAGGACATCCGCAAGCTGCTCGGCGTGGTCAACAGCCTGGTGGACAAGGGCAACACGGTGATCGTCATCGAGCACAACCTCGACGTCATCAAGACCGCGGACTGGGTGCTGGACATGGGACCGGAGGGCGGTAACGGCGGCGGCGAGCTGATCGCGGAGGGCACTCCGGAGGAGGTCGCCGAGGTCGAGGACAGCTACACCGGCCGGTTCCTGGCGCCGATCCTCGCCGAGGGCTGA
- a CDS encoding maleylpyruvate isomerase family mycothiol-dependent enzyme, which translates to MADIALGAGDRSNIDSTTGAAQLAHRTSVALAAIEQAGDRFMETARSLDELSIHGPSLLPGWTRAHVISHVARNADGFLNLLRWARTGVEHPMYASASDRDADIEEGAVRGRQLLLEDLAASCERFARAACELPVWAWTAEVLDWAGDPIPAHGVLRGRLLELWVHLVDLDHGFGFDDIPRPDVEEILEDVVQQFGGRHDVPALTVVVDFDGRERSWELRGTTSRPSQVHGDPGAMLGWLLGRTSGERLTGDPLPTLPPWL; encoded by the coding sequence ATGGCTGACATCGCTCTCGGGGCCGGCGACCGTAGCAACATCGACAGCACCACCGGCGCCGCGCAGCTAGCCCACCGGACCTCGGTCGCACTGGCCGCCATCGAGCAGGCCGGCGACCGCTTCATGGAGACCGCCAGGAGCCTCGACGAGCTGTCGATCCACGGGCCGAGCCTGCTGCCGGGGTGGACCCGGGCGCACGTCATATCGCACGTGGCGCGCAACGCCGACGGGTTCCTGAACCTGCTGCGGTGGGCGCGCACGGGCGTCGAGCACCCCATGTACGCCAGCGCGTCGGACCGCGACGCCGACATCGAAGAGGGCGCGGTGCGCGGCAGGCAGCTGCTGCTGGAGGATCTCGCGGCGTCGTGCGAGCGCTTCGCCCGCGCCGCCTGCGAGCTGCCGGTGTGGGCCTGGACCGCGGAGGTCCTGGACTGGGCGGGCGACCCGATCCCGGCGCACGGCGTGCTGCGCGGGCGCCTGCTGGAGCTGTGGGTGCACCTGGTCGACCTCGACCACGGCTTCGGGTTCGACGACATCCCGCGCCCCGACGTCGAGGAGATCCTCGAGGACGTCGTCCAGCAGTTCGGCGGCAGGCACGACGTGCCCGCGCTCACCGTCGTGGTCGACTTCGACGGGCGGGAGCGCAGCTGGGAGCTGCGCGGGACGACGTCGCGGCCCAGCCAGGTGCACGGCGACCCCGGCGCGATGCTGGGATGGCTGCTCGGACGCACCAGCGGCGAGCGGCTCACCGGCGACCCCCTGCCGACCCTGCCGCCCTGGCTCTGA
- a CDS encoding MBL fold metallo-hydrolase yields MEPRGQYTGHVEAGGAPARRELDELTITKMSVGPMDNNAYLLVCRRTGDALLIDAANDSERLADLLGHDDQRPRLRTIVTTHRHGDHWQALGAVAGQTGAYTMAHPADASELPVPPDRLVEHGETIQVGEAALEVIHLRGHTPGSIALLYRDPAGHPHLFTGDSLFPGGVGKTTSPEDFRSLIDDVETRVFAELPDDTWFYPGHGDDSTLGAERPKLAEWRERGW; encoded by the coding sequence GTGGAGCCACGAGGACAGTACACGGGACACGTCGAGGCCGGCGGCGCTCCGGCCCGGCGCGAGCTGGACGAGCTGACCATCACCAAGATGTCCGTCGGCCCGATGGACAACAACGCCTACCTGCTGGTCTGCCGCAGGACCGGCGACGCGTTGCTGATCGACGCGGCGAACGACTCCGAGCGGCTGGCCGACCTGCTCGGCCACGACGACCAGCGCCCCCGCCTGCGCACGATCGTCACCACCCACCGCCACGGCGACCACTGGCAGGCGCTGGGTGCGGTCGCGGGCCAGACCGGCGCCTACACCATGGCCCACCCGGCCGACGCCTCGGAGCTGCCGGTGCCGCCGGACCGCCTGGTCGAGCACGGCGAGACGATCCAGGTCGGCGAGGCCGCGCTGGAGGTCATCCACCTGCGCGGGCACACGCCGGGTTCGATCGCCCTGCTCTACCGCGACCCGGCCGGTCACCCGCATCTGTTCACCGGCGACTCGCTGTTCCCGGGCGGGGTCGGCAAGACCACGTCGCCGGAGGACTTCCGCTCCCTGATCGACGACGTCGAGACCCGCGTCTTCGCCGAGCTGCCCGACGACACCTGGTTCTACCCGGGGCACGGCGACGACTCCACCCTCGGTGCCGAGCGCCCCAAGCTCGCCGAGTGGCGCGAGCGCGGCTGGTGA
- a CDS encoding IS630 family transposase has translation MGRRGPRLPDLALTDAERETLQRWARRPKTAQALALRARIVLACAEGVSNMDVSRQLQISPPTVTKWRRRFVADRLEGLSDEPRPGAPRTITDQQVETVIAKTLEEAPPNEDSHWSTRSMANAVGMSQTAISRIWRAFELKPHLVQTWKLSTDPLFVEKVRDVVGLYLDPPENALVLCVDEKSQIQALDRTAPILPVMPTTPARMTHDYVRHGTTSLFAALDVATGSIISQHYRRHRHQEFLKFLKTIDKNTPAELDLHLICDNYATHKTPVIKKWLLRHPRFHVHFTPTSASWLNLVERWFAELTNRKLRRSAHRSVTELEADVRAWIESWNADPTPFVWTKTADEIFQTLAAYCQRINDSRH, from the coding sequence ATGGGTCGTAGAGGTCCGCGTTTGCCCGATTTGGCGTTGACGGACGCTGAACGGGAGACGCTTCAGAGGTGGGCGCGTCGCCCGAAAACCGCGCAGGCGTTGGCGTTGCGGGCACGGATCGTGCTCGCCTGCGCCGAGGGAGTGTCCAACATGGACGTATCGCGGCAGTTGCAGATTTCCCCTCCGACGGTGACGAAGTGGCGCCGCCGCTTTGTCGCTGATCGCCTGGAGGGATTGTCGGACGAGCCCCGGCCGGGTGCCCCGCGCACGATCACTGACCAACAGGTCGAAACCGTGATCGCCAAGACACTGGAGGAGGCGCCGCCGAACGAGGACTCGCATTGGTCGACTCGTTCGATGGCGAACGCGGTCGGGATGTCGCAGACGGCGATTTCCCGGATCTGGCGGGCTTTTGAGCTCAAGCCGCACCTGGTGCAGACCTGGAAGCTCAGCACCGATCCGCTGTTCGTGGAAAAGGTCCGAGACGTCGTCGGCCTCTACCTGGACCCACCGGAAAACGCCCTGGTCCTCTGCGTCGATGAGAAATCCCAGATACAGGCTCTGGATCGCACCGCGCCGATCCTGCCGGTCATGCCCACCACCCCGGCGCGCATGACCCACGACTATGTCCGGCACGGCACCACCAGCCTGTTCGCCGCCCTGGACGTGGCCACCGGATCCATCATCAGCCAGCACTACCGGCGGCACCGCCATCAGGAGTTCCTGAAATTCCTGAAGACCATCGACAAGAACACTCCCGCCGAACTGGACTTGCACCTGATCTGTGATAACTACGCGACGCACAAGACACCCGTGATCAAGAAATGGTTGTTGCGCCACCCGCGCTTCCACGTGCACTTCACCCCCACGAGCGCCTCCTGGCTCAACCTCGTCGAACGGTGGTTCGCCGAGCTGACCAACCGCAAACTCCGCCGATCCGCCCACCGCAGCGTCACCGAACTCGAAGCAGACGTCCGCGCCTGGATCGAATCCTGGAACGCCGACCCCACACCCTTCGTCTGGACCAAGACCGCCGACGAAATCTTCCAAACCCTCGCAGCCTACTGCCAACGAATTAACGACTCACGACACTAG
- a CDS encoding LacI family DNA-binding transcriptional regulator, protein MSADAPVTLVEVARAAGVSKTTASDALRRSGRVSEKTRQLVAETADRLGYTPNLSARSLRAATTGAIGLHLPEVLTRSEYYMSFVFGVIDQASRHDYDVTLLTSRGARARAAFHRLDGVVLGDPLVTDPVVHGLLASSVPVVTCERFTGDAEPAGTVRSDHAAMLSLLFDRLHDAGAARPALLASSTITDWGAILQRAYREWCERRGTAVRLRELPYGAPPEVTQDEIRALLSAEPGIDALVCAPDGSAAAALPVLREEGREVGRDVLLAACVDSGPLAHTDPPITAIDLRPREAGAACAELLFDLLAGRADEGAVRDLPIGLVERGSTAPRG, encoded by the coding sequence GTGAGCGCTGACGCCCCGGTTACGTTGGTGGAGGTCGCCCGGGCGGCCGGGGTCTCCAAGACCACCGCGTCCGACGCCCTGCGGCGGTCCGGCCGGGTGTCGGAGAAGACGCGGCAGCTGGTGGCCGAGACGGCCGATCGGTTGGGGTACACGCCGAACCTCTCCGCGCGGTCGTTGCGGGCGGCGACTACGGGGGCGATCGGGCTGCACCTGCCGGAGGTCCTGACGCGCTCCGAGTACTACATGTCGTTCGTGTTCGGCGTGATCGACCAGGCGTCGCGGCACGACTACGACGTCACGCTGCTCACCTCGCGCGGCGCGAGGGCGCGGGCCGCGTTCCACCGCCTCGACGGGGTGGTGCTCGGCGACCCGCTGGTGACCGATCCGGTGGTGCACGGCCTGCTGGCCTCGTCGGTGCCCGTGGTCACCTGCGAGCGGTTCACCGGCGACGCCGAGCCGGCGGGGACCGTCCGCTCGGACCACGCCGCGATGCTGTCCCTGCTGTTCGACCGGCTGCACGACGCCGGGGCCGCGCGGCCGGCGCTGCTGGCGTCGAGCACCATCACCGACTGGGGCGCGATCCTGCAGCGCGCCTACCGCGAGTGGTGCGAGCGCAGGGGAACCGCCGTCCGGCTGCGCGAACTGCCTTACGGCGCACCGCCGGAGGTCACGCAGGACGAGATCCGCGCGCTGCTGTCCGCCGAACCCGGCATCGACGCGCTCGTCTGCGCGCCTGACGGTTCGGCGGCGGCCGCCCTGCCGGTGCTGCGTGAGGAGGGCCGGGAGGTCGGGCGCGACGTGCTGCTCGCCGCATGCGTGGACAGCGGCCCGCTGGCGCACACCGATCCGCCGATCACCGCCATCGACCTGCGCCCGCGCGAAGCCGGTGCCGCCTGCGCGGAGCTGCTGTTCGACCTGCTGGCGGGGAGAGCGGACGAAGGCGCGGTGCGCGACCTGCCGATAGGGCTGGTGGAGCGGGGGTCGACGGCACCGCGGGGCTGA
- a CDS encoding SDR family NAD(P)-dependent oxidoreductase, giving the protein MSTGIKTAVVTGAASGIGRALAEELRARGTDLVLADTDTDALSEVATRLDATGVPADVSDQAAMDALAAKAPDARLVCLNAGVVGASLGAPWEVPPGEWDRVFGVNVVGVVNGLRAFVPKLLASGERAHVLITASLAGLAVFPGGGAYGPSKHAVTAVAQHAAMALADTPVRVSMICPALVATGMSSEGADPADVAREALRTLDDGVFSVVPAEWRTAVVEQAERLACGQQPKPPTPDSR; this is encoded by the coding sequence TTGAGCACTGGAATCAAGACCGCTGTCGTCACCGGAGCGGCGAGCGGGATCGGGCGGGCGCTCGCGGAGGAGCTGCGGGCGAGGGGCACTGACCTGGTGCTGGCCGACACCGACACCGACGCTCTCTCCGAGGTGGCGACGCGGCTCGACGCGACCGGCGTGCCGGCGGACGTCTCGGACCAGGCGGCGATGGACGCTCTCGCGGCGAAGGCACCGGACGCGCGGCTGGTCTGCCTGAACGCCGGAGTGGTGGGGGCCTCACTGGGCGCACCGTGGGAGGTCCCGCCCGGCGAGTGGGACCGCGTGTTCGGCGTCAACGTCGTGGGTGTCGTCAACGGACTGCGCGCGTTCGTGCCGAAGTTGCTCGCGTCCGGCGAGCGTGCTCACGTGCTGATCACCGCATCCCTGGCGGGACTGGCGGTTTTCCCGGGCGGGGGAGCGTACGGGCCGTCCAAACACGCGGTCACCGCCGTCGCGCAGCATGCGGCGATGGCGCTGGCCGACACACCCGTGCGGGTGAGCATGATCTGCCCCGCGCTGGTCGCCACCGGGATGTCGTCCGAAGGGGCCGATCCGGCCGATGTCGCCCGCGAGGCCCTGCGGACCCTCGACGACGGCGTTTTCTCCGTCGTCCCGGCCGAGTGGCGGACGGCCGTCGTCGAGCAGGCGGAACGGCTCGCCTGCGGTCAGCAACCCAAGCCTCCGACCCCGGACTCGCGATGA
- a CDS encoding C45 family autoproteolytic acyltransferase/hydolase: MSLPVHRSDELDPAQRGRGFGRAWRKQVQRSYAGYAELFAAVGASDVRGWSEQAHAETAAWAPALAEEIADVAEGCGLPTWQVAALNARTEILAAAASNGEGECSTSVVLPGAGVAPRTVQTWDWHDTLADGMVIWSLEPRAGHRVHTFTEFGVLGKIGVNSAGLGVHFNVLRHVRDSADIGVPVHVVARRILDEASTVGEAVAIAGSARLSASSLITVATFDGERGEVRGLELSPAGVAGLEPDGTGTFLHTNHFLDVELSAGERTTEAESSTYQRHALLRQRTHALSADDPTARARALHAHHADGAPVCAHADQALPAHRRGQTLATLTLDLAAARLGVHEGGPCGVSAESWQWTA, from the coding sequence ATGTCCTTGCCAGTGCACCGGTCCGACGAGCTCGACCCGGCGCAGCGCGGGCGTGGCTTCGGCCGCGCCTGGCGGAAGCAGGTCCAACGCTCCTACGCCGGTTATGCCGAGCTGTTCGCCGCCGTCGGAGCCTCCGACGTCCGCGGCTGGAGCGAGCAGGCGCACGCCGAGACCGCGGCGTGGGCACCCGCGCTCGCGGAGGAGATCGCCGACGTGGCGGAGGGTTGCGGACTGCCGACGTGGCAGGTCGCCGCGCTCAACGCGCGCACCGAGATCCTGGCCGCAGCGGCGAGCAACGGCGAAGGCGAGTGCTCCACGTCGGTCGTGCTGCCCGGCGCCGGAGTCGCGCCGCGCACGGTGCAGACCTGGGACTGGCACGACACCTTGGCCGACGGCATGGTGATCTGGTCGCTGGAGCCCCGCGCCGGGCACCGGGTGCACACCTTCACCGAGTTCGGCGTGCTCGGCAAGATCGGGGTGAACAGCGCGGGGCTCGGCGTGCACTTCAACGTGCTGCGGCACGTGCGCGACAGCGCTGACATCGGGGTGCCGGTGCACGTGGTCGCACGCCGCATCCTGGACGAGGCGAGCACCGTCGGCGAGGCGGTCGCCATCGCGGGCTCGGCCCGCCTGTCGGCGTCCTCGCTGATCACCGTCGCCACCTTCGACGGAGAGCGCGGTGAGGTGCGCGGACTGGAGCTGTCACCGGCAGGAGTCGCCGGACTCGAACCGGACGGCACCGGAACATTCCTGCACACCAACCACTTCCTGGACGTTGAGCTGAGCGCGGGGGAGCGGACCACCGAAGCGGAGTCGAGCACCTACCAGCGGCACGCCCTGCTGCGGCAGCGCACGCACGCCCTTTCCGCCGACGACCCGACCGCCCGCGCCCGCGCCTTGCACGCGCACCACGCCGACGGCGCACCGGTGTGCGCCCACGCCGACCAGGCGTTGCCGGCACACCGGCGCGGGCAGACGCTGGCGACGCTCACCCTCGACCTGGCCGCCGCCCGGCTCGGCGTCCACGAGGGCGGCCCCTGCGGCGTCTCGGCGGAGAGCTGGCAGTGGACGGCTTGA
- a CDS encoding cation:proton antiporter → MPDLANLLVVTVVALLAPLLLGMAPRVRVPSVVLEIVAGVVLGPSVLGLVEVDEAVRIVALLGLAFLLFLSGLEVDVHRLRGSLLRTALLGYALTMVIGVLAGFSFGAAGWVRDPLLIAVALSATSLGLVVPVLKDAGRADDAAGQTTIAASSVADFGAVVLVSLLFSVSETTPGERIAFLAVFVVFVAAIGVAVALAGRWSRLDMVFLRLQDTTAELRVRAAVALLVAFVVLAELFGLESILGAFLAGAVVGLIDRDTSTHPHFRTKLDAIGYGFLIPVFFISSGVTLDLRGLVEEPTALLRVPLFLLALLLVRGVPALLYVRALGSRSAVAAGFLQATSLPFLVTTTQIGESVGLIAPVTGAALVCAGLLSVLLFPSAALALLRRDRRPRAGSRTG, encoded by the coding sequence ATGCCTGACCTGGCCAACCTGCTGGTCGTGACGGTGGTCGCGCTGCTGGCGCCGTTGCTGCTCGGCATGGCACCGCGGGTGCGCGTGCCCTCCGTTGTCCTGGAGATCGTCGCCGGCGTGGTGCTCGGACCGTCGGTCCTCGGGCTGGTCGAGGTCGACGAGGCGGTGCGGATCGTCGCCCTGCTCGGGCTGGCGTTCCTGCTGTTCCTGTCCGGCCTGGAGGTCGACGTGCACCGGCTGCGGGGCTCGCTGCTGCGCACGGCCCTGCTCGGCTACGCCCTGACGATGGTCATCGGCGTGCTGGCCGGGTTCTCCTTCGGCGCGGCGGGCTGGGTGCGCGACCCGCTGCTGATCGCGGTCGCGCTGTCGGCGACCTCGCTCGGGCTGGTCGTGCCGGTGCTCAAGGACGCCGGTCGCGCCGACGACGCGGCGGGCCAGACCACGATCGCGGCGTCCTCGGTCGCCGACTTCGGCGCCGTGGTGCTGGTGTCGCTGCTGTTCTCGGTGTCGGAGACGACCCCGGGCGAGCGGATCGCGTTCCTGGCAGTGTTCGTCGTCTTCGTCGCCGCCATCGGGGTCGCGGTCGCGCTGGCGGGCCGGTGGTCGCGGCTGGACATGGTCTTCCTGCGCCTGCAGGACACCACCGCCGAGCTGCGGGTCCGGGCCGCGGTGGCGCTGCTGGTGGCCTTCGTAGTGCTCGCCGAGCTGTTCGGGCTGGAGAGCATCCTCGGCGCGTTCCTGGCGGGTGCGGTCGTGGGCCTGATCGACCGCGACACCAGCACGCACCCGCACTTCCGCACCAAGCTCGACGCCATCGGCTACGGGTTCCTGATCCCGGTCTTCTTCATCTCCAGCGGGGTCACGCTGGACCTGCGGGGGCTGGTCGAGGAGCCCACGGCGCTGCTGCGCGTCCCCCTCTTCCTGCTGGCGTTGCTGCTGGTGCGGGGCGTGCCCGCGCTGCTCTACGTGCGGGCGCTGGGGTCCCGTTCGGCCGTGGCGGCCGGGTTCCTCCAGGCGACGTCGTTGCCGTTCCTGGTCACCACCACGCAGATCGGCGAATCGGTGGGCCTGATCGCCCCGGTGACGGGGGCCGCGCTGGTCTGCGCGGGCCTGCTGTCGGTGCTGTTGTTCCCGAGTGCCGCACTCGCCCTGCTGCGCCGCGACCGCCGCCCGCGAGCCGGGTCTCGCACCGGCTGA
- a CDS encoding M15 family metallopeptidase, with the protein MRTRHHPHPARRACLAVALAAVLAQCSSPASPPAGGPPPASPPPTVPARSPFTAEVVPVTAAELGPSWRPGCPVGPAELRRVRLTHVGMDGATHVGELDVHQDRVRQVVDVFGQLYAIGYPVERMRPAGTYPGAEDELSMRDNNTSAFSCRDIPGSGRWSQHALGRAVDVNPLINPYVDDTGAFQPANAAPYLDRARRDPGVLHDGDPAVRAFTDRGWTWGGHWTTPIDYQHFEMP; encoded by the coding sequence ATGAGGACACGTCACCACCCGCACCCCGCCCGCCGCGCGTGTCTCGCGGTGGCGCTGGCCGCGGTGCTCGCGCAGTGCTCCAGCCCCGCTTCGCCACCGGCCGGCGGCCCGCCGCCCGCGTCACCGCCGCCCACCGTCCCGGCGCGGTCGCCGTTCACCGCCGAGGTCGTCCCGGTCACCGCCGCCGAGCTGGGGCCGAGCTGGCGCCCGGGTTGCCCGGTGGGCCCCGCCGAGCTCCGCCGCGTCCGCCTGACCCACGTCGGCATGGACGGCGCGACGCACGTGGGTGAGCTGGACGTGCACCAGGACCGGGTCCGGCAGGTGGTCGACGTGTTCGGGCAGCTCTACGCGATCGGCTACCCGGTGGAGCGCATGCGTCCGGCCGGCACCTACCCGGGTGCCGAGGACGAGCTGTCGATGCGCGACAACAACACCTCGGCGTTCAGCTGCCGCGACATCCCCGGCAGCGGCCGGTGGTCCCAGCACGCCCTCGGCCGCGCGGTCGACGTGAACCCGCTGATCAACCCCTACGTCGACGACACCGGCGCCTTCCAGCCCGCCAACGCCGCGCCGTACCTGGACCGCGCCCGCCGCGACCCGGGCGTGCTGCACGACGGCGACCCGGCCGTGCGCGCCTTCACCGACCGCGGCTGGACCTGGGGCGGGCACTGGACCACGCCGATCGACTACCAGCACTTCGAGATGCCTTGA